The Ornithinimicrobium faecis genome includes a window with the following:
- a CDS encoding dihydroorotase, with product MSADDRPTNTSPLLITGADLAGAGAGDLLVVDGRIAAAGADAADQAPEGAQRYHGEGLIALPGLVDLHTHLREPGREDAETIETGSAAAAAGGFTAVLAMANTSPVTDTAENAERIWDLGQRAGYVDVHPVGAVTKALASEELAELGLMARSRARVRVFSDDGKCVHDARVMRRALEYIKSFGGVISQHSQDPTLAGSSACCHEGELSGRLGLPGWPGVAEESIVARDVMLARHTGSRVHVAHVSTAGSVEVLRWAKAQGIDVTAEVTPHHLLLTTDLLSGYDPVFKVNPPLRPQEDVEALREALADGTIDIVATDHAPHVRQDKEHAFVDAAFGMLGLETALSVVSTVMVAQGRMTWADVARTMSTDPARIAQLTDQGQGLTVGAPANITLIDPDRKVVVDAATSQSLSRNNPWHGRELTGGVHLTMLRGRVTAREGLVWGASA from the coding sequence ATGAGCGCCGATGACCGTCCCACCAACACCTCCCCGCTGCTGATCACCGGGGCCGACCTGGCCGGTGCCGGGGCCGGGGACCTCCTGGTCGTCGACGGCCGCATCGCCGCAGCCGGGGCCGACGCGGCCGACCAGGCTCCCGAGGGCGCCCAGCGCTATCACGGCGAGGGCCTGATCGCCCTGCCTGGTCTGGTCGACCTGCACACCCACCTGCGTGAGCCCGGACGCGAGGACGCCGAGACCATCGAGACCGGATCGGCAGCCGCAGCCGCAGGCGGCTTCACAGCGGTCCTGGCGATGGCCAACACCAGCCCGGTCACCGACACGGCCGAGAACGCCGAGCGGATCTGGGACCTGGGCCAGCGCGCGGGCTATGTCGACGTGCACCCCGTGGGGGCAGTCACCAAGGCCCTGGCCAGCGAGGAGCTCGCGGAGCTGGGCCTGATGGCACGCTCTCGCGCCCGCGTGCGCGTCTTCTCCGACGACGGCAAGTGCGTCCACGACGCCCGCGTGATGCGCCGGGCGCTCGAATACATCAAGTCTTTCGGCGGCGTGATCTCCCAGCACTCGCAGGACCCGACGCTAGCCGGCTCGAGCGCGTGCTGCCACGAGGGAGAGCTCTCCGGCCGACTCGGTCTGCCCGGGTGGCCCGGCGTTGCCGAGGAGTCGATCGTGGCCCGCGACGTCATGCTGGCCCGGCACACCGGCTCCCGTGTCCACGTCGCGCACGTCTCGACCGCCGGCAGTGTCGAGGTGCTGCGCTGGGCCAAGGCTCAGGGCATCGACGTCACGGCCGAGGTGACGCCGCACCACCTGCTGCTCACCACGGACCTGCTCAGCGGCTATGACCCCGTCTTCAAGGTCAACCCGCCGCTGCGCCCGCAGGAGGACGTCGAGGCCCTGCGCGAGGCCCTGGCCGACGGCACCATCGACATCGTCGCCACCGACCACGCCCCGCACGTGCGCCAGGACAAGGAGCACGCCTTCGTGGACGCCGCGTTCGGCATGCTCGGCCTGGAGACCGCCCTGTCGGTCGTCAGCACCGTGATGGTGGCGCAGGGCCGCATGACCTGGGCCGACGTCGCCCGCACCATGTCGACCGACCCCGCACGCATCGCACAACTCACCGACCAGGGACAAGGACTCACCGTGGGCGCCCCCGCCAACATCACCCTCATCGACCCCGACCGCAAGGTCGTGGTGGACGCCGCCACCTCACAGTCGCTGTCGCGCAACAACCCCTGGCACGGTCGTGAGCTGACCGGCGGGGTGCACCTGACCATGCTCCGCGGGCGAGTGACCGCCCGTGAGGGCCTCGTGTGGGGAGCGAGCGCATGA
- a CDS encoding type IV toxin-antitoxin system AbiEi family antitoxin domain-containing protein: protein MRLPHELRSLGPIFTRSSALEAGSSAYVLERTTADGALVRFGRGLYRVPVELEDGQPWEVARAEHLRRCREAQAVHPGHVISHQSAAVVHGMQLRLHPAMSVHLTSVDRAPCSRREPGLVMHHADSVSNDVAVVDGIRTTTPARTIADVLRTSRPPNSVALFDAAVRDGLVTAQAVRRVLDTQVRWRGRPRARQAMQLHDPRRESWLESFSFVALHELGVPLPEPQVQVLDEGFHFVGRVDGLLGSVFLEADGESKYYLLTEELGLTPAESVARVLEKQSDRHERLVGLGLQGVRWTTREIQREPGLVARRIWAAVNTANPADFNGWLRIGDRITRPQPLPHRAAG from the coding sequence ATGCGACTCCCCCACGAACTGCGGTCATTAGGCCCCATCTTCACAAGGTCGAGCGCTCTGGAGGCCGGCTCCTCGGCATACGTCTTGGAGCGCACCACCGCTGACGGCGCACTGGTCCGCTTCGGGCGTGGCCTCTATCGGGTCCCGGTCGAGCTGGAGGATGGCCAGCCCTGGGAGGTTGCACGTGCCGAACACCTGCGGCGGTGTCGGGAGGCTCAGGCAGTCCACCCAGGACATGTCATCAGCCACCAGAGCGCCGCGGTCGTCCACGGCATGCAACTGCGGCTGCACCCAGCGATGAGCGTGCACCTCACGTCGGTGGACCGTGCTCCGTGCTCCCGTCGCGAGCCCGGGCTCGTCATGCACCACGCCGACTCGGTCTCAAACGATGTCGCGGTCGTGGACGGCATCCGCACCACGACGCCGGCTCGCACCATTGCCGATGTGCTGAGGACCTCGCGCCCGCCCAACTCCGTGGCACTGTTCGACGCTGCTGTGCGCGATGGGCTGGTCACCGCTCAGGCCGTTCGGCGCGTGCTGGACACCCAGGTGCGTTGGCGTGGTCGACCTCGAGCACGCCAGGCCATGCAGCTGCACGATCCGAGGCGGGAGTCCTGGCTGGAGTCGTTCTCGTTCGTCGCCCTCCACGAACTCGGTGTCCCCCTGCCGGAGCCCCAGGTGCAGGTGCTCGACGAGGGATTTCACTTTGTCGGGCGAGTCGACGGGCTGCTGGGCAGCGTGTTCCTCGAAGCCGATGGCGAGTCCAAGTACTACCTGCTGACCGAGGAGCTGGGACTCACCCCGGCAGAGTCAGTGGCCCGGGTCCTCGAGAAGCAGTCCGATCGTCATGAGCGACTCGTTGGGCTGGGTCTGCAGGGCGTTCGCTGGACAACCCGGGAGATCCAACGAGAGCCCGGGCTGGTTGCTCGACGAATATGGGCTGCCGTCAACACCGCCAATCCCGCTGACTTCAACGGCTGGCTGCGCATCGGTGACCGCATCACTCGACCCCAGCCCCTCCCGCACCGCGCTGCAGGTTGA
- the pyrR gene encoding bifunctional pyr operon transcriptional regulator/uracil phosphoribosyltransferase PyrR has protein sequence MSPARDRGPEGPTDDTGGRVVLAQAEISRALRRIAHEILEGNKGSEDLVLMGIPTRGVPLARRLADALHDVEGVEIPVGTLDITMYRDDLRSQPVRAMERSQVPEGGVDGKVVVLVDDVLYSGRTVRAALDSLADLGRPRAVRLAVLVDRGHRELPIRADYVGKNLPTAHAERVSVRLAESDGSDQVVISAPASGGETL, from the coding sequence ATGAGCCCTGCCCGTGACCGAGGCCCCGAGGGGCCAACTGACGACACCGGTGGACGGGTGGTGCTGGCCCAGGCCGAGATCTCCCGCGCACTGCGCCGGATCGCCCACGAGATCCTCGAGGGCAACAAGGGCTCCGAGGACCTGGTGCTGATGGGGATCCCCACGCGCGGCGTCCCCCTGGCCCGCAGACTGGCCGACGCGCTGCACGACGTCGAGGGCGTCGAGATCCCGGTGGGCACTCTCGACATCACGATGTATCGCGACGACCTGCGCTCCCAACCGGTCCGCGCCATGGAGCGCAGCCAGGTGCCCGAGGGCGGTGTCGACGGCAAGGTGGTGGTCCTGGTGGACGACGTGCTCTATTCCGGCCGCACCGTGCGCGCAGCCCTCGACAGCCTCGCGGACCTGGGCCGCCCGCGCGCGGTCCGCCTCGCCGTGCTGGTCGATCGCGGGCACCGCGAGCTGCCGATCCGCGCAGACTATGTCGGTAAGAACCTCCCCACGGCCCACGCCGAGCGCGTGTCCGTGCGGCTCGCGGAGTCAGACGGCAGTGACCAGGTCGTCATCTCCGCGCCGGCGAGCGGAGGGGAGACGCTGTGA
- a CDS encoding aspartate carbamoyltransferase catalytic subunit translates to MKHLLSIADLSRDEINEILDTAVSMHEVQHRDVKKLPTLRGRTIINFFFEDSTRTRSSFELAGKWLSADTINLTGKGTSVSKGESLRDTVKTIDAMGVDMMIIRHMASGAPAQIAQWTNCSIVNAGDGTHEHPSQALLDAYTMRQRLGDLEGRHVALVGDLTHSRVFRSNVLCLTTLGAKVTLVAPATLMPAGIGAWAQADGIELSHDLDAVLPTVDAVMMLRVQRERMSGGFFPTAREYAVTYGLTKARLGLLPDHAVICHPGPMNRGLEISGDAADAAQSLVLDQVSAGVAIRMSILYHLLSGERSGDQSGEGSAS, encoded by the coding sequence GTGAAGCACCTGCTGTCCATCGCCGACCTCTCCCGGGACGAGATCAACGAGATCCTCGACACCGCCGTGAGCATGCACGAGGTCCAGCACCGCGACGTCAAGAAACTGCCGACGCTGCGCGGGCGCACCATCATCAACTTCTTCTTCGAGGACTCCACCCGCACCCGCAGCTCCTTTGAGCTGGCCGGCAAGTGGCTGTCGGCCGACACGATCAACCTCACCGGCAAGGGCACCTCGGTGTCCAAGGGAGAGTCCCTGCGCGACACGGTCAAGACGATCGACGCGATGGGGGTGGACATGATGATCATCCGCCACATGGCCTCCGGTGCGCCGGCCCAGATCGCCCAGTGGACCAACTGCTCGATCGTCAACGCCGGCGACGGCACCCACGAGCACCCGAGCCAGGCCCTGCTCGACGCCTACACGATGCGCCAGCGCCTCGGCGACCTCGAGGGCAGGCACGTGGCCCTGGTCGGAGACCTCACCCACTCCCGTGTGTTCCGCTCCAACGTCCTGTGCCTGACCACGCTGGGGGCCAAGGTCACCCTGGTCGCCCCGGCCACGCTGATGCCCGCTGGCATCGGTGCCTGGGCGCAGGCCGACGGCATCGAGCTCTCCCACGACCTCGATGCGGTGCTGCCCACCGTGGACGCCGTCATGATGCTGCGGGTCCAGCGAGAGCGGATGTCCGGCGGGTTCTTCCCCACGGCCAGGGAGTATGCCGTGACCTACGGCCTCACCAAGGCCCGGTTGGGTCTCCTCCCGGACCACGCGGTGATCTGTCACCCGGGGCCGATGAACCGCGGCCTGGAGATCTCCGGGGACGCGGCGGACGCCGCCCAGTCCCTGGTCCTGGACCAGGTCTCCGCCGGTGTCGCGATCCGGATGTCGATCCTCTATCACTTGCTGTCCGGCGAACGATCCGGAGACCAGTCCGGCGAAGGGAGCGCCTCATGA
- the carA gene encoding glutamine-hydrolyzing carbamoyl-phosphate synthase small subunit translates to MSEQSPAILVLEDGRVFEGEAYGAVGETVGEAVFCTGMTGYQETLTDPSYHRQVVVMTAPHIGNTGVNALDMESQRIWAAGFVVRDPAIRPSNWRSQGDLQTSLTEHGVVGISGVDTRALTLHIRDRGAMRAGIFSGQLALESVQSLLARVHAAPQMAGAALAAEVSTQQEYVVEPVGEHRFTVAALDLGIKGSTPALMAEQGIRVHVLPAATTFERVRELAPDGLFFSNGPGDPATADSEIDLLRQALEARLPFFGICFGNQLLGRALGLDTYKLPFGHRGMNQPVLDRATGKVAVTSHNHGFAIAWPGGDTTQAVDSAYGSVRVSHVALNDDVVEGIACSDIPAFSVQYHPEAAAGPHDASDLFDRFADLMQSASHEQPSHEGEEGDHA, encoded by the coding sequence ATGAGCGAGCAGTCACCAGCGATCCTGGTCCTCGAGGACGGTCGCGTCTTCGAGGGTGAGGCCTACGGCGCCGTCGGTGAGACCGTCGGCGAGGCGGTCTTCTGCACGGGCATGACCGGCTATCAGGAGACCCTCACCGACCCCAGCTATCACCGTCAGGTCGTGGTGATGACCGCGCCGCACATCGGCAACACCGGCGTCAACGCGCTCGACATGGAGAGCCAGCGTATCTGGGCGGCCGGCTTCGTGGTGCGCGACCCCGCGATCCGCCCGTCCAACTGGCGCTCCCAGGGCGACCTGCAGACCTCGCTGACCGAGCACGGCGTGGTCGGGATCTCCGGCGTTGACACCCGGGCCCTGACCCTGCACATCCGCGACCGGGGGGCCATGCGCGCGGGCATCTTCTCCGGCCAGCTGGCGCTGGAGTCTGTCCAGTCCCTCCTGGCCCGGGTGCACGCCGCGCCCCAGATGGCGGGGGCGGCCCTGGCCGCCGAGGTCAGCACCCAGCAGGAGTATGTCGTGGAGCCGGTGGGCGAGCACCGGTTCACCGTTGCGGCACTGGACCTGGGCATCAAGGGCAGCACCCCCGCCCTGATGGCCGAGCAGGGCATCCGTGTGCACGTCCTGCCAGCGGCCACCACCTTCGAGCGGGTCCGCGAGCTCGCGCCCGACGGACTCTTCTTCTCCAACGGACCGGGCGACCCGGCGACCGCAGACAGTGAGATCGACCTGTTGCGTCAGGCCCTGGAGGCCCGACTCCCGTTCTTTGGCATCTGCTTCGGCAACCAGTTGCTGGGCCGTGCCCTGGGGCTGGACACCTACAAGCTGCCGTTCGGGCACCGGGGCATGAACCAGCCCGTGCTGGACCGGGCGACCGGCAAGGTCGCCGTGACCAGTCACAACCATGGCTTTGCCATCGCCTGGCCAGGTGGCGACACCACCCAGGCCGTGGACTCGGCATACGGCTCGGTGCGGGTGTCGCACGTGGCGCTTAACGACGACGTGGTGGAGGGCATCGCCTGCTCCGACATCCCCGCCTTCTCGGTGCAGTATCACCCGGAGGCGGCCGCGGGTCCGCACGATGCCAGCGATTTGTTTGACCGCTTTGCGGACCTGATGCAGTCCGCCAGCCACGAGCAACCGAGCCACGAGGGGGAGGAGGGCGACCATGCCTAA